The Chryseobacterium nakagawai genome has a segment encoding these proteins:
- a CDS encoding glycoside hydrolase family 30 protein, translated as MRKLIVSCFVIGVAINVNAQNYWKKHEGKTAKVIVTNSKVNERMVDKGSVKFEQFGQPKETEACIFVAPGFKYQKLIGIGGAITDASAETFYKMPKNKQKEILEAYFGKNGLGYTVVRTNMNSCDFSSDSYTYVEDNDTSLKTFNLAHDEKYKIPMIKEAQKAIGNNFTFYFSPWSPPAWMKSNKSLYKGGRLENQYYQTWADYYIKFIKEYEKRGINVWGLTVQNEPMATQSWESCIYTAEEEGEFLKNNLGPTLWKNGYKDKKVMIWDHNRDLIYQRATTTLGDPETSKYAHGIGYHWYETWNNKTQLFDNLAETHRAFPDKFLAFTEGCKEQFAMDRIYDVSLGELYSKNMLNDFNKGNALWTDWNILLDETGGPNHKGNFCFAPIIADTKTGEVFYTYEYYYIGHVSKYIKPNAQRIGSSSNRAALTSSAFMNENGQLVTVIMNDSDNDIETNLWIEGMAAKLNAPAHSIQTVIL; from the coding sequence ATGAGAAAACTAATTGTAAGTTGTTTTGTAATCGGGGTTGCCATCAATGTCAATGCCCAGAATTATTGGAAAAAGCATGAAGGAAAAACAGCTAAGGTCATTGTTACCAACTCTAAAGTGAATGAAAGAATGGTAGATAAAGGTTCCGTAAAATTTGAGCAGTTCGGACAGCCCAAGGAAACGGAAGCCTGTATTTTTGTAGCTCCTGGTTTTAAATATCAAAAGCTGATCGGAATTGGAGGGGCTATTACGGATGCGTCCGCAGAAACATTCTACAAAATGCCAAAGAACAAGCAAAAAGAAATTCTGGAAGCTTATTTTGGAAAAAACGGATTGGGATATACCGTTGTACGTACCAATATGAACTCCTGTGACTTCTCCAGCGATTCCTATACCTATGTAGAAGATAACGATACTTCTTTGAAAACATTCAACCTTGCTCATGACGAAAAGTATAAAATTCCAATGATTAAGGAAGCTCAGAAGGCAATCGGAAATAATTTTACATTTTATTTCTCCCCATGGAGCCCACCGGCCTGGATGAAGTCCAATAAAAGTTTATACAAAGGAGGCAGATTGGAAAACCAATATTATCAGACCTGGGCAGATTATTATATTAAATTCATTAAAGAATATGAAAAAAGAGGAATTAATGTTTGGGGCTTAACCGTTCAGAATGAACCTATGGCGACCCAATCCTGGGAATCATGTATTTATACTGCCGAAGAAGAAGGGGAGTTTCTGAAGAATAATCTTGGCCCAACCCTTTGGAAAAACGGGTATAAAGATAAAAAGGTAATGATCTGGGATCACAACAGAGATCTGATTTATCAAAGAGCAACTACCACACTTGGTGATCCTGAAACTTCAAAGTATGCTCATGGAATCGGCTATCATTGGTATGAAACATGGAATAATAAAACTCAGCTATTTGATAACCTCGCAGAAACCCACAGAGCTTTTCCGGATAAGTTCCTTGCTTTCACGGAAGGCTGTAAAGAACAGTTTGCTATGGACAGGATTTACGATGTAAGCCTTGGTGAACTGTACAGCAAAAATATGCTGAACGATTTTAATAAAGGAAATGCTTTATGGACAGACTGGAATATTCTTCTGGATGAAACCGGAGGCCCCAACCATAAAGGAAATTTTTGTTTTGCTCCTATCATTGCCGATACGAAAACAGGAGAGGTATTTTATACTTATGAGTATTACTACATCGGACACGTTTCAAAATACATCAAACCTAATGCTCAAAGGATAGGCTCATCTTCCAACAGAGCGGCATTGACATCTTCTGCTTTTATGAATGAAAACGGTCAGCTGGTTACTGTGATTATGAACGACTCCGATAATGATATCGAAACAAATCTTTGGATTGAAGGGATGGCAGCTAAGCTAAATGCCCCGGCACACTCTATACAGACCGTAATTTTATAA
- the bglX gene encoding beta-glucosidase BglX translates to MKRVYFLLAFSAFGMNVYGQKTTDQKVAELLSKMTLEEKVGQMVQYSGFEYATGPQHSNSAAVLEEIKKGKVGSMLNVAGAEETRAFQKLAMQSRLKIPLLFGQDVIHGYRTTFPVNIGQAASWDLGMIEKSERIAATEASAYGIHWTFAPMVDIARDPRWGRVMEGSGEDTYLGTQIGLARIKGFQGKGLGNLDAVMACAKHFAAYGAAVGGRDYNSVDMSLRQLNETYLPPFKAAAEAGVATFMNSFNDINGIPATANQYIQRNLLKGKWNYKGFVVSDWGSIGEMIPHGYAKDGAEAAEKAIQGGSDMDMESRVYMAELPKLVKEGKVDPKLVDDATGRILAKKFEMGLFDDPYRFSNEKRQKEQTNNQENRKFGREFGSKSIVLLKNKDNILPLSKTAKTVALIGPFGKEIVANHGFWSIAFKDDTQRIVSQFDGIRNQLDKNSTLLYSKGCNVDDQDKTMFAEAIETARKADVVIMTLGEGHAMSGEAKSRSTIGFSGVQEDLLKEIAKTGKPIVLMINAGRPLIFNWAADHIPAIVYTWWLGTEAGNSIADILFGTVNPGGKLPMTFPRAEGQIPVYYNHYNTGRPAKNNTDRNYVSAYIDLDNDPKFPFGFGLSYTNFAYSDMVLSSENLKGNQILTINVTVSNTGKYDGEEVVQLYIRDLFGKVVRPVKELKGFKKVFIKKGEAKKVEFTLTPDDLKFFDEDLNFDWESGDFDIMIGTNSQNVQTKRINWMK, encoded by the coding sequence ATGAAAAGAGTTTATTTCTTACTGGCATTCTCAGCATTTGGAATGAATGTCTACGGACAGAAAACAACAGATCAGAAAGTCGCAGAGCTTTTGTCTAAAATGACACTGGAAGAAAAAGTAGGGCAGATGGTGCAATATAGTGGATTTGAATATGCCACAGGGCCTCAGCATTCTAATTCAGCTGCAGTGTTAGAAGAAATAAAAAAGGGAAAAGTGGGCTCTATGCTGAATGTTGCCGGAGCAGAAGAAACCAGAGCATTTCAGAAACTGGCCATGCAATCACGATTGAAGATTCCATTATTGTTCGGACAAGATGTTATTCATGGATACAGAACTACTTTTCCTGTTAATATCGGGCAGGCTGCAAGTTGGGATCTGGGAATGATAGAAAAATCAGAAAGAATTGCCGCTACAGAAGCCTCTGCTTATGGTATTCACTGGACTTTTGCCCCGATGGTAGATATTGCCAGAGACCCTAGGTGGGGAAGAGTGATGGAAGGTTCAGGAGAAGATACTTATCTGGGAACTCAAATCGGATTGGCAAGAATTAAAGGATTTCAGGGGAAAGGATTAGGAAATCTTGATGCGGTTATGGCTTGTGCAAAACATTTTGCAGCCTATGGTGCAGCGGTAGGCGGCAGAGATTATAATTCTGTTGACATGAGCCTTAGGCAACTGAATGAAACTTATCTTCCACCCTTCAAAGCTGCTGCCGAAGCAGGAGTGGCTACGTTTATGAACTCTTTCAATGATATCAATGGAATTCCAGCTACTGCCAATCAATATATCCAAAGGAATTTACTAAAAGGAAAATGGAATTATAAAGGTTTTGTGGTTTCGGACTGGGGCAGTATTGGGGAGATGATTCCTCACGGATATGCAAAAGATGGTGCTGAAGCCGCTGAAAAAGCAATTCAGGGAGGCAGTGATATGGATATGGAAAGCAGGGTATATATGGCAGAACTCCCGAAACTTGTTAAAGAAGGAAAAGTTGATCCTAAATTAGTAGATGATGCCACAGGAAGAATTTTAGCCAAAAAATTCGAGATGGGGCTTTTCGACGATCCTTACCGATTCAGTAATGAAAAAAGACAAAAAGAACAAACTAATAACCAGGAAAATAGAAAATTCGGAAGGGAATTCGGGTCTAAAAGTATCGTTCTCCTTAAAAATAAGGACAATATCCTTCCGCTTTCAAAAACAGCAAAAACAGTGGCTTTGATTGGTCCGTTTGGAAAGGAAATCGTAGCCAATCATGGGTTTTGGTCTATAGCATTTAAAGATGATACCCAACGAATTGTTTCACAGTTTGATGGAATTAGAAATCAACTCGATAAAAACTCTACCTTATTATATTCAAAAGGCTGTAATGTAGATGATCAGGACAAAACGATGTTTGCAGAAGCAATAGAGACCGCCAGAAAAGCAGATGTGGTAATTATGACTTTAGGAGAGGGACATGCGATGAGTGGTGAAGCAAAAAGCCGAAGTACTATTGGCTTTTCCGGAGTACAGGAAGATTTGTTGAAAGAAATTGCCAAAACAGGAAAACCAATTGTGCTCATGATTAATGCAGGAAGACCTTTGATTTTCAACTGGGCGGCAGACCATATTCCAGCTATTGTTTATACCTGGTGGCTGGGAACAGAAGCGGGAAATTCTATTGCCGATATTCTTTTTGGAACCGTAAATCCGGGTGGAAAGCTTCCTATGACTTTCCCGAGAGCTGAAGGGCAGATTCCAGTGTATTATAATCACTATAATACGGGAAGACCTGCAAAAAATAATACGGACAGAAATTATGTTTCAGCGTATATTGATCTTGACAACGATCCGAAATTTCCGTTTGGATTTGGGTTAAGCTATACAAATTTTGCCTATTCCGATATGGTTTTGAGTTCTGAAAACCTGAAAGGAAATCAGATATTAACCATAAATGTTACAGTTTCCAATACCGGGAAATATGATGGTGAGGAAGTGGTACAGTTATATATACGAGATCTTTTTGGGAAAGTAGTAAGACCTGTAAAAGAATTAAAAGGATTTAAAAAAGTATTCATCAAAAAAGGAGAAGCTAAAAAAGTAGAATTTACATTAACTCCGGATGATCTGAAATTTTTTGATGAAGATCTGAACTTCGATTGGGAAAGCGGTGATTTCGACATAATGATCGGAACCAATTCTCAGAATGTACAAACCAAAAGAATTAATTGGATGAAATAA
- a CDS encoding cytochrome-c peroxidase, producing the protein MRSYPLLVVILLIGFAVMSFNPVYKGKESENTFINKGLSDFKGTLEQLKSDVRKFSEDRISLEELQESLRSTRNSFKEIEFYIAYHYPEFTKSHLNAAPLFHIEAAGTSAYTLPPEGLQVLDELIFSEEAGDEKEKIKTIADFLYNSYSGFYLSAMKNGMSKGNNKTLPLRIELIRIYSLGVTGFDTPGSLNISEEASHALSGMQKYINDDPYFKNYNTQQADQTFAEAISYLSKNKDFETFDRIEFYKKYIQPLYEELGRWDGRPDDMKEFSGWNVNNKNLFSSDFLDPYFYTLLKSSEDSPNLRNLGKSIFYDQNLSGNEKMSCATCHLQENAFTDLKAKSASNVEGKTVLRNSPSLYNAVFAKRFFYDLRAFYLEQQAEHVIYNADEFNTSYESIIQKLKTKSEYKKAFRTAFKDGKINKENFSKALSSYVASLYSFDSDFDRFMRNEKNVSEEVKRGFNLFMGKANCATCHFAPHFSGLVPPFFNENESEVLGVTTQPIKKLPIELDQDLGRGNSPVKKERSWIYDYSFKTVTVRNIALTKPYFHNGAFNTLEEVLDFYNEGGGEGLGLKMKNQTLAPDKLNLTQTEMNQIIAFLNALTDVSKAK; encoded by the coding sequence ATGAGATCTTATCCACTGCTTGTTGTTATCCTTTTAATAGGATTTGCAGTAATGTCTTTTAATCCTGTTTACAAAGGAAAAGAAAGTGAGAATACATTTATAAATAAAGGATTATCTGATTTTAAAGGTACGCTTGAGCAGCTGAAGTCAGATGTCCGTAAGTTCTCTGAAGACCGTATTTCCCTTGAAGAACTGCAGGAATCATTAAGAAGTACAAGAAATTCATTTAAGGAAATAGAATTTTATATTGCTTATCATTATCCCGAATTCACCAAGTCTCACCTCAATGCAGCTCCTTTGTTTCATATTGAAGCTGCTGGCACATCAGCTTATACACTTCCACCGGAAGGACTACAGGTTTTAGATGAATTGATATTTTCTGAAGAAGCAGGAGATGAGAAAGAAAAGATCAAAACAATTGCCGATTTTTTATACAACAGCTATTCAGGTTTTTATCTGAGTGCTATGAAAAACGGAATGAGTAAAGGAAACAATAAAACGTTGCCATTGCGTATAGAATTGATCAGGATCTATTCTCTGGGAGTAACAGGTTTTGACACTCCGGGTTCGTTGAATATTTCCGAAGAAGCCAGTCATGCCCTTTCAGGAATGCAAAAATATATCAATGATGATCCTTATTTTAAAAATTATAATACCCAACAAGCAGATCAGACTTTCGCAGAGGCTATAAGTTATCTTTCAAAAAATAAAGATTTTGAAACCTTCGATAGAATTGAGTTCTATAAAAAATATATTCAGCCTTTATATGAAGAATTAGGAAGATGGGATGGCAGACCTGATGATATGAAAGAATTTTCTGGCTGGAATGTCAATAATAAAAACCTTTTTAGTAGTGATTTTTTAGATCCTTATTTTTATACATTGCTGAAATCTTCAGAAGATAGTCCGAATCTTCGTAATCTTGGAAAATCGATTTTCTATGACCAGAATTTAAGTGGTAATGAGAAAATGAGCTGTGCAACATGCCATCTTCAGGAAAATGCTTTTACAGACCTTAAAGCTAAGTCGGCAAGTAACGTGGAGGGTAAAACAGTATTGAGGAATTCACCGTCCTTATACAATGCAGTTTTTGCCAAAAGATTTTTTTATGACCTGCGTGCTTTTTATCTTGAACAGCAGGCTGAACATGTGATATATAACGCAGATGAGTTTAATACAAGCTACGAAAGTATCATTCAAAAGTTAAAAACAAAATCTGAATATAAAAAAGCATTCCGTACCGCTTTTAAAGACGGAAAAATCAATAAAGAAAATTTTTCAAAAGCTTTAAGCTCCTACGTTGCATCCTTATATTCTTTTGACAGTGATTTTGACCGGTTCATGAGAAATGAAAAAAATGTTTCGGAAGAGGTGAAAAGAGGATTCAATCTGTTTATGGGAAAAGCGAACTGCGCAACCTGCCATTTTGCGCCTCATTTTTCAGGGTTGGTACCGCCATTTTTTAATGAAAACGAATCTGAAGTGCTGGGTGTGACTACTCAACCTATTAAAAAACTTCCTATAGAACTGGATCAGGATTTGGGAAGAGGAAACAGTCCTGTGAAAAAAGAAAGATCCTGGATCTATGATTATTCTTTTAAAACCGTTACCGTAAGAAATATTGCCCTTACAAAACCTTATTTCCATAATGGAGCATTTAATACTTTAGAAGAGGTTCTTGATTTCTATAATGAAGGCGGAGGAGAAGGGTTGGGGCTCAAGATGAAAAATCAGACCCTTGCTCCGGATAAATTAAATCTTACTCAAACGGAAATGAACCAAATAATTGCCTTTCTGAATGCACTTACAGATGTGAGTAAAGCAAAGTAG
- a CDS encoding glycoside hydrolase family 16 protein: protein MNIKFRNTIQFCAAGILALFALNCASNKADSGRKLIWSDEFNGKGLPDSLKWNYDVGGDGYGNDEAQFYTKNRLENARMENGNLVIEAKKENWEKNTYTSARLLTKGKFSFQYGTIEVRAKLPKGRGTWPAIWMMSENMKKWPDDGELDIMEHVGFNPGYIHASVHTKKYNHILGTQKTDTLMVKDVNEKFHVYKADWTPEKINVYIDDQKIFTYENKEKTYEAWPFDQPYFIILNLAVGGFWGGKEGIDDTIFPQKYYIDYVRVYQNK, encoded by the coding sequence ATGAATATTAAATTTCGAAATACCATTCAATTTTGTGCAGCAGGAATATTAGCCTTATTTGCATTAAATTGTGCTTCCAACAAAGCAGATTCCGGGAGAAAACTGATCTGGAGTGATGAATTTAACGGAAAAGGCCTTCCGGATTCACTAAAATGGAACTACGATGTGGGTGGTGATGGCTATGGAAATGATGAAGCTCAGTTTTATACCAAAAACAGACTGGAAAATGCCCGTATGGAAAATGGAAACCTTGTTATTGAAGCTAAAAAAGAAAATTGGGAAAAGAATACATACACTTCTGCCAGACTTTTAACCAAAGGAAAATTTTCTTTTCAATATGGAACGATAGAAGTGCGTGCAAAGCTTCCGAAGGGCCGGGGAACGTGGCCGGCGATTTGGATGATGAGTGAAAATATGAAGAAATGGCCGGATGATGGTGAACTTGACATTATGGAACATGTAGGATTTAATCCAGGATACATCCATGCTTCGGTGCATACTAAAAAATACAATCATATTCTGGGAACTCAGAAGACAGATACTTTGATGGTAAAAGATGTAAACGAAAAATTCCATGTGTATAAAGCAGATTGGACCCCGGAAAAAATTAATGTTTACATTGATGATCAAAAAATTTTCACGTATGAAAATAAAGAAAAAACCTATGAAGCATGGCCTTTTGACCAGCCTTATTTTATTATTTTAAATCTGGCAGTAGGCGGTTTCTGGGGCGGAAAAGAGGGTATAGATGACACTATCTTTCCACAAAAGTATTATATAGACTATGTAAGAGTCTATCAAAATAAATAA
- a CDS encoding nucleoside phosphorylase, producing the protein MLNKLAASELILNEDGSVYHLNLLPEDIADKIILVGDPDRVAKVSKYFDTVEIKKNKREFYTHTGTLRGERITVMSTGIGTENIDIVMNELDALVNIDLKNKEFKTEHKALELFRMGTCGSVNPDVQVDNMLVTQNVVGLDGLMHFYQDYSFENEFSKSFMERFPYEKIKPMLYFSDWAEEMGEYYKDAKYHGNTATFPGFYAPQGRQLRLKAVDDQFLETLNDLGVTNFEMETSAIYAFSKLLGHKAITVNNVVANRRRGEFSTDHHNSEKNLITWVLDRIIK; encoded by the coding sequence ATGCTAAACAAACTTGCTGCTTCAGAACTTATTCTGAATGAAGACGGAAGTGTATACCACTTAAATCTTTTACCCGAAGATATTGCTGATAAAATCATCCTTGTGGGTGACCCGGACAGAGTAGCAAAGGTTTCAAAGTACTTTGATACTGTAGAAATCAAAAAAAACAAAAGAGAATTTTATACGCATACAGGAACCCTTCGTGGAGAAAGAATCACGGTAATGTCTACTGGTATCGGAACTGAAAACATCGATATTGTAATGAATGAGCTGGATGCGTTAGTAAATATCGATCTTAAAAACAAGGAGTTCAAAACAGAACATAAGGCCCTTGAATTATTCCGTATGGGAACCTGTGGAAGTGTGAATCCTGATGTACAGGTTGACAATATGCTAGTTACCCAAAACGTAGTAGGATTAGATGGTTTAATGCACTTCTACCAAGACTACAGCTTTGAGAATGAGTTTTCAAAAAGCTTCATGGAGAGATTTCCTTACGAAAAAATCAAACCTATGTTGTACTTCTCAGACTGGGCAGAAGAAATGGGTGAATATTACAAAGATGCTAAATACCACGGAAATACAGCTACATTCCCAGGGTTCTATGCTCCACAGGGAAGACAGCTTCGTCTAAAGGCGGTAGATGACCAATTCCTTGAAACACTGAACGACCTTGGAGTTACAAACTTTGAAATGGAAACTTCCGCAATCTATGCATTTTCAAAATTATTAGGACACAAAGCTATTACTGTAAACAACGTTGTGGCCAACAGAAGACGTGGAGAATTTTCTACAGACCACCACAATTCTGAGAAAAACCTTATTACTTGGGTTCTTGACAGAATTATTAAATAA
- a CDS encoding enoyl-ACP reductase FabI: MSYGLLKGKKGIIFGALNEQSIAWKVAERCHEEGAEFILSNAPIALRMGELNGLAEKTGSEVIAADATSIEDLEKLFDAAVAKFGKIDFILHSIGMSINVRKGKHYTEMNYDWLEKGWDISAVSFHKVMRVAWEKDCMNEWGSILALTYIAAQRTFPDYNDMSDNKAYLESIARTFGNYWGERKVRVNTVSQSPTMTTAGSGVKGFGGFLGYAEDMSPLGNATALECADYCVTLFSDLTKKVTMQNLFHDGGFSSSGVTQKVIGKYDAE; this comes from the coding sequence ATGTCATACGGTTTACTTAAAGGCAAAAAGGGAATTATATTTGGAGCCCTTAATGAACAATCTATCGCATGGAAAGTTGCTGAGAGATGTCATGAGGAAGGCGCAGAATTCATCTTATCTAATGCTCCTATCGCTTTGAGAATGGGAGAACTTAATGGTTTAGCTGAAAAAACAGGTTCTGAAGTGATTGCTGCAGATGCTACTTCTATAGAAGATCTTGAGAAACTTTTTGATGCTGCTGTTGCAAAATTTGGTAAAATCGACTTTATCCTTCATTCCATCGGAATGTCTATCAATGTAAGAAAAGGAAAACATTATACAGAAATGAACTACGATTGGTTAGAAAAAGGCTGGGATATTTCAGCAGTATCTTTCCATAAAGTAATGCGTGTGGCTTGGGAAAAAGACTGTATGAATGAATGGGGAAGCATCCTGGCTCTTACTTATATTGCAGCTCAAAGAACATTCCCGGACTACAACGATATGTCTGATAACAAAGCTTATCTGGAAAGTATCGCAAGAACTTTCGGAAATTACTGGGGCGAAAGAAAAGTACGTGTTAACACGGTTTCTCAGTCTCCAACAATGACCACTGCAGGTAGCGGTGTGAAAGGTTTCGGAGGATTCCTTGGCTACGCTGAAGACATGTCTCCACTAGGAAATGCTACAGCTCTTGAATGTGCAGACTATTGTGTAACTTTATTCTCTGATCTTACTAAAAAAGTAACGATGCAGAATCTTTTCCATGATGGAGGATTCAGCAGTTCAGGGGTTACTCAGAAAGTGATTGGTAAATATGATGCTGAATAA
- a CDS encoding DNA-3-methyladenine glycosylase I, whose protein sequence is MEKIRCGWCEKDDLYRKYHDEEWGKPVYDDETIFEFLILESFQAGLSWYTILSKRENFRKAFDHFDYHKIADYSEKKIEELMNNSGIIRNRLKILATIINAQKLIEVQKEFGSFSKYIWGFIGGSPIDNTPKALADIPATTEISDMISKDLKKRGFKFVGSTVIYAHMQATGMVNDHIETCFIRK, encoded by the coding sequence ATGGAAAAAATCCGTTGTGGGTGGTGTGAAAAAGATGATCTCTACAGGAAATACCATGATGAAGAGTGGGGAAAGCCCGTTTACGATGATGAAACTATTTTTGAATTCCTTATTCTCGAAAGTTTTCAGGCAGGTTTGAGCTGGTATACCATCCTTTCTAAAAGAGAAAATTTCAGAAAAGCATTTGATCATTTTGATTATCATAAAATCGCTGATTATTCTGAAAAGAAAATAGAAGAGTTGATGAATAATTCAGGAATTATTAGAAACAGACTTAAAATATTAGCGACAATCATCAATGCCCAAAAATTGATAGAGGTTCAGAAAGAATTTGGAAGTTTTTCAAAATATATCTGGGGATTTATTGGGGGAAGTCCCATTGATAATACCCCAAAAGCTTTAGCGGATATCCCTGCAACCACTGAAATTTCTGATATGATTTCCAAAGATCTGAAAAAAAGAGGATTTAAATTTGTGGGTTCAACGGTTATTTATGCTCACATGCAAGCCACAGGGATGGTAAATGATCATATTGAAACTTGCTTTATTAGAAAATAA